One Actinoplanes missouriensis 431 DNA segment encodes these proteins:
- a CDS encoding LLM class flavin-dependent oxidoreductase, with protein sequence MTFLWYIPNTVQPGHRGDDAVDGYGTLDHSTELALTAEQHGWEGALIGTGWGRPDTFTVATAIAARTTTFRPLAAIRPGYWQPAHFASAAATLDHLSGGRLLINIVSGKDNLAAYGDVEGDQAQRYGRTKEFMRLVRRLWTEENVTFAGSHFRVEGSTAAPRVEGTGPRLYFGGASAAAEKVAATEADVQLFWGEPLEGIAERIDRLRKLTNDLDRDLPGLEFGLRITTVVRETSAEAWRDAEARVDAMADQVEARHDRQFDQHGPAIGQQRLLDLAARGDVLDSCLYTAPGRYGGGGAGTTWLVGSADEVSAALVKYAELGISHFVLSDTPYQRETARVGDALISRLRDALTQVQSP encoded by the coding sequence GTGACATTCCTCTGGTACATCCCGAACACCGTCCAGCCCGGGCACCGCGGCGACGACGCCGTCGACGGGTACGGCACGCTCGACCACTCGACCGAACTGGCGCTGACCGCCGAACAGCACGGCTGGGAGGGCGCGCTCATCGGCACCGGGTGGGGACGGCCCGACACATTCACGGTGGCCACCGCGATCGCGGCGCGGACCACGACGTTCCGGCCGCTGGCGGCGATCCGGCCCGGCTATTGGCAGCCGGCCCATTTCGCCAGCGCGGCGGCCACGCTTGATCACCTCAGCGGGGGCAGGCTGCTCATCAACATTGTCAGCGGGAAGGACAATCTCGCCGCTTACGGTGACGTCGAAGGAGATCAAGCACAGCGGTACGGGCGTACGAAGGAGTTCATGCGTCTGGTCCGGCGGCTGTGGACAGAGGAGAACGTGACGTTCGCGGGTTCGCACTTCCGCGTCGAGGGGTCGACGGCGGCGCCCCGGGTTGAGGGAACCGGGCCGCGGCTGTATTTCGGTGGGGCGTCGGCGGCCGCGGAGAAGGTCGCTGCCACCGAGGCTGACGTGCAACTGTTCTGGGGTGAGCCGCTGGAGGGGATCGCGGAGAGGATCGATCGGCTGCGGAAGCTGACGAATGATCTGGATCGGGATCTGCCGGGGCTGGAGTTCGGTCTGCGGATCACGACGGTGGTGCGGGAGACGAGCGCGGAAGCGTGGCGCGACGCGGAGGCTCGTGTTGACGCCATGGCTGATCAGGTTGAGGCCCGGCATGACCGGCAGTTCGATCAACATGGACCGGCGATAGGGCAGCAACGATTGCTTGATCTGGCTGCACGCGGGGACGTGCTCGACAGTTGCCTGTACACGGCGCCGGGCCGGTACGGCGGCGGTGGCGCCGGGACGACATGGCTGGTCGGGTCGGCGGACGAGGTCAGTGCGGCGTTGGTGAAGTATGCCGAGCTGGGGATCAGTCATTTCGTCCTGTCCGACACGCCGTACCAACGTGAGACGGCACGGGTCGGCGACGCGTTGATCAGCCGGCTGAGGGACGCATTGACTCAAGTGCAGTCACCTTGA
- a CDS encoding Re/Si-specific NAD(P)(+) transhydrogenase subunit alpha, producing the protein MIIGVPRDPQPGERRVAATPVTVAQLVKLGYDVVVQSGAGAGSSFSDEAYADAGAAIGDPFAADIVFTINPPPAEQLDKLTPGATLIGMLNPRLDRELVGDLSRRPITALSMDAVPRISRAQSLDVLSSMANIAGYRAVVEAAHAFGRFFTGQVTAAGKVAPAKVLVAGAGVAGLAAIGAAGSLGAIVRATDPRPEVADQVRSLGGEYLSVEAADVEVSSTGYAKEMSDDYNERAARLYAAQAAEVDIIITTALIPGKPAPRLITAAMVASMKPGSVIVDMAAANGGNVEGTVAGEVVVTAGGVTIIGYTDLPGRLPAQASQLYGTNLVNLMKLMTPEKDGRLVVDFEDVVQRSMTVVRDGELTWPPPAVSVSAAPAPSAVAVASPSVAAPVAPSSRNPLPLVGVAAVALFLITALAPAALRGHLTVFALAIVIGYYVIGHVHHALHTPLMSVTNAISGIIVVGALLQIGHGDAVVTALAFVATLLASINIFGGFAVTRRMLAMFSRS; encoded by the coding sequence ATGATCATCGGTGTACCGCGTGACCCCCAGCCGGGTGAGCGGAGGGTCGCGGCCACACCTGTCACCGTGGCGCAGCTGGTCAAACTCGGCTATGACGTAGTGGTGCAGTCCGGCGCGGGTGCCGGCTCATCCTTTTCGGACGAGGCGTACGCCGACGCGGGCGCCGCGATCGGCGACCCGTTCGCCGCCGACATCGTGTTCACGATCAACCCGCCCCCCGCCGAGCAGCTGGACAAGCTGACGCCCGGCGCGACGCTGATCGGCATGCTGAACCCGCGTCTCGACCGCGAGCTGGTCGGCGATCTCAGCCGCCGGCCGATCACCGCGCTCTCCATGGACGCGGTCCCGCGGATCTCCCGGGCCCAGTCGCTCGACGTGCTGTCGTCGATGGCCAACATCGCCGGATACCGCGCGGTGGTCGAGGCCGCGCACGCGTTCGGGCGCTTCTTCACCGGCCAGGTCACCGCCGCCGGCAAGGTCGCGCCGGCCAAGGTCCTGGTGGCCGGCGCCGGCGTCGCCGGGCTCGCCGCGATCGGCGCGGCCGGCAGCCTCGGGGCGATCGTCCGCGCCACCGACCCCCGGCCCGAGGTCGCCGACCAGGTGCGCTCGCTGGGTGGCGAATACCTCTCGGTCGAGGCCGCCGACGTCGAGGTGTCGTCCACCGGGTACGCCAAGGAGATGTCCGACGACTACAACGAGCGGGCCGCCCGGCTGTACGCCGCGCAGGCCGCCGAGGTCGACATCATCATCACCACCGCGCTGATCCCGGGTAAGCCCGCGCCGCGGCTGATCACCGCCGCGATGGTGGCGAGCATGAAACCGGGCAGCGTGATCGTGGACATGGCCGCCGCGAACGGCGGCAACGTCGAGGGCACGGTCGCCGGGGAGGTGGTGGTGACCGCCGGCGGCGTGACGATCATCGGGTACACCGATCTGCCGGGCCGGCTGCCGGCACAGGCCTCACAGCTGTACGGCACGAACCTCGTCAACCTGATGAAGCTGATGACACCGGAGAAGGACGGCCGACTGGTCGTCGACTTCGAGGACGTGGTGCAGCGGTCGATGACCGTGGTCCGAGACGGTGAGCTGACGTGGCCGCCTCCGGCGGTGTCCGTGTCGGCCGCGCCAGCCCCGTCGGCGGTCGCCGTGGCGTCGCCGTCGGTCGCTGCGCCGGTCGCGCCGTCGTCGCGGAACCCGCTTCCGCTCGTCGGCGTCGCCGCCGTCGCGCTGTTCCTGATCACGGCGCTGGCGCCGGCCGCGTTGCGGGGTCATCTGACCGTCTTCGCGCTGGCCATCGTGATCGGCTACTACGTGATCGGTCATGTGCACCACGCGCTGCACACCCCGCTCATGTCGGTCACCAACGCGATCTCCGGGATCATCGTGGTCGGCGCTCTGCTCCAGATCGGCCACGGCGACGCGGTCGTGACCGCGCTCGCCTTCGTGGCGACCCTGCTGGCCAGCATCAACATCTTCGGTGGCTTCGCGGTGACCCGCCGCATGCTCGCCATGTTCTCGAGGAGCTGA
- a CDS encoding alpha/beta hydrolase: MTDATALRRHWGNAEDVGIRAARTPDVAIQDFEIAGRVRVRLVRPAGEDGVLPVVLFTHGAGWILGEDFTYDRMTRELALQARAAVAFVDYHHSAENRFPAAVQECYAALEWLAAQAEQLGVDAGRIAVAGDSAGAAIAVAVAVAAKERSGPAITGQVLLYPMISSSYAGASAFDAVSYHRRATEHWIMRQSGMWSTGARAQVAEPVVTHPADERFTGMPPTLIVVAEADVLREQGEGYAADLRAAGVPVIVERYAGVIHDFVMVDALGDTAAVREATGHAGRYLHYALG, from the coding sequence ATGACAGACGCGACAGCGCTTCGGCGCCACTGGGGCAACGCGGAGGACGTCGGCATCCGGGCGGCACGCACGCCGGACGTCGCGATCCAGGATTTCGAGATCGCGGGTCGGGTGCGGGTCCGGCTGGTGCGTCCGGCGGGGGAGGACGGCGTGCTGCCGGTGGTGCTCTTCACCCACGGCGCCGGCTGGATTCTCGGTGAGGATTTCACGTACGACCGGATGACCCGTGAGCTGGCATTGCAGGCGCGGGCGGCGGTGGCGTTCGTGGACTACCACCACTCGGCGGAGAACCGCTTCCCGGCGGCGGTGCAGGAGTGTTACGCCGCTCTGGAATGGCTGGCCGCGCAGGCGGAGCAGCTCGGTGTGGACGCCGGGCGGATCGCGGTGGCCGGTGACTCGGCGGGCGCGGCGATCGCGGTCGCCGTCGCCGTGGCGGCCAAGGAGCGGTCCGGTCCGGCCATCACCGGGCAGGTGCTGCTCTACCCGATGATCAGCAGCAGTTACGCCGGCGCGTCCGCCTTCGACGCGGTGTCGTACCACCGGCGGGCCACCGAGCACTGGATCATGCGGCAGTCCGGGATGTGGTCCACCGGGGCGCGGGCGCAGGTCGCCGAGCCGGTGGTGACGCACCCGGCCGACGAGCGGTTCACCGGGATGCCGCCCACGCTGATCGTCGTGGCCGAGGCCGATGTGCTGCGGGAACAGGGCGAGGGGTACGCGGCGGACCTGCGTGCCGCGGGTGTGCCGGTGATCGTCGAGCGGTACGCCGGGGTCATCCACGATTTCGTGATGGTGGACGCCCTCGGCGACACCGCGGCCGTCCGGGAGGCAACCGGCCACGCCGGACGGTACCTGCACTACGCGCTCGGCTGA
- a CDS encoding PrsW family intramembrane metalloprotease — protein sequence MMRERLRRLGWVAVLAIGLALYFLVLRTLVHTQNPNLVPAVILLGACTVPAAFLTFAQARTGQWQVPATVLLVTAFFGGVVGLVVAGTLEFDALRDLGTLPMLFVALIEETAKLVVPLLVLVTILIRHKRRLPSDGLVIGVASGMGFAALETMGYAFTALVSSGGNVGALEETLLIRGLTAPAGHTAWTGLTCGALWMLASAPGVRNAVVFLLTFAGAVALHTAWDTFGTVWAYAILAVLSLGWLVLRLRGYRAFHPLPAEPAA from the coding sequence ATGATGCGTGAGCGACTCCGGCGCCTCGGGTGGGTGGCTGTGCTGGCCATCGGCCTGGCCCTCTACTTCCTGGTGCTGCGCACCCTGGTGCACACCCAGAACCCCAACCTCGTGCCCGCCGTGATCCTGCTCGGCGCGTGCACCGTGCCGGCCGCGTTCCTCACGTTCGCCCAGGCCCGCACCGGCCAGTGGCAGGTGCCGGCCACGGTCCTGCTGGTCACCGCGTTCTTCGGCGGCGTGGTCGGCCTGGTCGTCGCCGGCACCCTCGAGTTCGACGCGCTGCGCGACCTCGGCACCCTGCCGATGCTCTTCGTCGCGCTGATCGAGGAGACCGCGAAACTGGTCGTCCCGCTGCTCGTGCTGGTCACCATCCTCATCCGGCACAAGCGCCGGCTGCCGTCGGACGGCCTGGTCATCGGCGTCGCGAGCGGCATGGGTTTCGCCGCGCTCGAGACCATGGGGTACGCGTTCACCGCGCTCGTCTCCTCCGGCGGCAACGTCGGCGCCCTCGAGGAGACACTGCTGATCCGCGGCCTGACCGCCCCGGCCGGGCACACCGCGTGGACCGGCCTGACCTGCGGCGCGCTCTGGATGCTGGCGAGCGCCCCGGGCGTGCGCAACGCGGTCGTCTTCCTGCTGACGTTCGCCGGGGCGGTGGCCCTGCACACCGCGTGGGACACCTTCGGGACCGTCTGGGCGTACGCGATCCTCGCGGTCCTGAGCCTCGGCTGGCTGGTGCTGCGGCTGCGCGGGTACCGCGCTTTCCACCCGCTGCCCGCCGAGCCGGCGGCATAG
- a CDS encoding DMT family transporter — translation MTTLTGPDSRVELRRWLPSYLALAAIWGTSFLFIKVGVRELHPLWLTFGRVAAGVLILLVVLAVTRDRLPRDLRLWGHLMVVALLGVVLPFTLFGYGEQRVSSVLAGIWNAATPLVALPLAVLLFRTERMSARKAAGIGVGFAGVLVVLGVWRGLGGAQFTGQLMCFGAAMCYAVAIPYQKKFIAGRAGSGVSMAAAQLIAALAQLTLVAPLLAGAPPNPADLSGQVLLCVLALGSLGTGIAFVLNFRVVRMAGVSTSTSVTYLMPVVATVVGVLVLGEHLHWNQPVGALIVLIGVAVSQGLLRPPRR, via the coding sequence GTGACAACACTGACCGGTCCTGACAGCCGCGTGGAACTGCGCCGATGGCTGCCGAGCTACCTGGCGCTCGCCGCTATCTGGGGCACCAGTTTCCTGTTCATCAAGGTCGGTGTCCGGGAGCTTCATCCGCTGTGGCTCACCTTCGGCCGGGTCGCCGCCGGGGTGCTGATCCTGCTCGTCGTCCTGGCCGTGACCCGGGACCGGCTGCCGCGCGACCTCCGCCTCTGGGGGCACCTCATGGTGGTCGCGCTGCTCGGCGTGGTCCTGCCGTTCACCCTGTTCGGGTACGGCGAGCAGCGGGTCTCCTCGGTGCTCGCCGGGATCTGGAACGCGGCCACGCCACTGGTCGCGCTGCCGCTGGCGGTGCTGCTGTTCCGCACCGAGCGGATGAGCGCCCGCAAGGCGGCCGGCATCGGTGTCGGGTTCGCCGGGGTGCTCGTGGTGCTCGGCGTGTGGCGGGGTCTCGGCGGCGCGCAGTTCACCGGGCAGCTCATGTGCTTCGGCGCCGCCATGTGTTACGCGGTTGCCATCCCGTACCAGAAGAAGTTCATCGCCGGCCGGGCCGGCAGCGGCGTCTCGATGGCCGCCGCGCAGCTGATCGCCGCTCTCGCCCAGCTCACCCTGGTCGCGCCGCTGCTGGCCGGCGCGCCGCCTAACCCGGCGGATCTCTCCGGTCAGGTGCTGCTCTGCGTGCTGGCGCTCGGCTCGCTCGGCACCGGGATCGCGTTCGTGCTGAACTTCCGGGTCGTCCGGATGGCCGGGGTCAGCACGTCGACCTCGGTGACCTACCTGATGCCGGTGGTCGCGACAGTGGTCGGCGTGCTGGTCCTCGGCGAGCATCTGCACTGGAATCAGCCGGTCGGCGCGCTGATCGTCCTCATCGGTGTGGCGGTGTCCCAAGGGCTGCTGCGGCCTCCGCGACGGTAG
- a CDS encoding enoyl-CoA hydratase/isomerase family protein, giving the protein MSEPSVIVRQQKQLGRLTLNRPAAINALTAEMVTIVARTLDGWVSDDRIRTVVIDGAGERGLCAGGDIRAIHADAVSGGTASLDFWAREYRLNATIAAYPKPIVACMDGVVMGGGIGISGHASVRVVTERSRLAMPEVGIGFHPDVGGSWLLSRAPGEIGTHLALTGSAVGAGDGIAAGLADHYVPSGRLPELLEHGDVTRVAEAPPPADLDRAWIDECYAGDDVAVILDRLASHPHPAAQAAAKEIATKSPTSLVLTLRSLREAAGLPDLRAALDAELRLSAFMLRLPDLAEGIRAQIIDKDRRPRWQPATVAEAAAALGTPPHR; this is encoded by the coding sequence ATGAGCGAACCATCGGTGATCGTCAGACAACAAAAGCAACTCGGCCGTCTCACGCTCAACCGGCCGGCGGCCATCAACGCGCTCACCGCGGAGATGGTGACGATCGTCGCCCGTACCCTCGATGGGTGGGTCTCTGATGATCGGATCCGGACCGTGGTGATCGACGGCGCGGGCGAGCGCGGGCTCTGCGCCGGCGGCGACATCCGGGCGATCCACGCCGATGCGGTCTCCGGCGGGACGGCGTCGCTGGACTTCTGGGCGCGGGAGTACCGGCTCAACGCGACGATCGCGGCGTACCCGAAACCGATCGTCGCCTGCATGGACGGTGTCGTGATGGGTGGCGGGATCGGGATCTCCGGGCACGCCTCGGTGCGCGTGGTGACCGAGCGTTCCCGGCTGGCGATGCCCGAGGTCGGCATCGGCTTCCACCCGGATGTGGGCGGATCGTGGCTGCTCAGCCGTGCGCCGGGCGAGATCGGCACCCACCTGGCGCTGACCGGTTCGGCGGTCGGCGCGGGCGACGGGATCGCGGCCGGGCTGGCCGACCACTACGTGCCGTCGGGCCGGCTGCCGGAGCTGCTTGAGCACGGTGACGTCACGCGGGTGGCCGAGGCGCCGCCGCCGGCCGACCTGGACCGCGCCTGGATCGACGAGTGTTACGCCGGTGACGACGTCGCGGTGATCCTGGACCGGCTCGCGAGCCATCCGCACCCGGCCGCGCAGGCCGCCGCCAAGGAGATCGCCACCAAATCTCCGACGTCCCTGGTCCTGACGCTGCGATCGCTGCGGGAGGCGGCGGGGCTGCCGGATCTGCGGGCGGCGCTGGACGCGGAGTTGCGGCTGAGCGCGTTCATGCTGCGGCTGCCGGACCTGGCCGAGGGGATCCGCGCGCAGATCATCGACAAGGACCGGCGGCCGCGCTGGCAGCCGGCTACCGTCGCGGAGGCCGCAGCAGCCCTTGGGACACCGCCACACCGATGA
- the pntB gene encoding Re/Si-specific NAD(P)(+) transhydrogenase subunit beta, which yields MTVETSAQAAYIVAALLFILALAGLSRHETAKAGNTFGIAGMAVALIATIALAITSEISSTGLILLIVATLIGAAVGLYRARQVEMTGMPELIALLHSFVGLAAVLVGWNGFLHVEADLDGAEAALLRGEEMLGIHSAEVVIGVFIGAVTFTGSIVAFLKLSARIKSSPLMLPGKNAINIASVIMFVVLTAWFVVNPSTWILIVVTTLALLLGWHLVASIGGGDMPVVVSMLNSYSGWAAAAAGFLLENDLLIVTGALVGSSGAYLSYIMCKAMNRSFLSVIAGGFGIEAGPAGDKDYGEHREINADGVADLLTSADSVIITPGYGMAVAQAQHGVAELTRVLRERGVTVRFGIHPVAGRLPGHMNVLLAEARVPYDIVLEMDEINDDFVGTSVVLVIGANDTVNPAATDDPSSPIAGMPVLTVWEADQVIVFKRSMASGYAGVQNPLFFRENCAMLFGDAKERVDDILRAVTASAPAAAAR from the coding sequence ATGACCGTGGAGACGTCCGCGCAGGCGGCCTACATCGTTGCCGCGCTGCTGTTCATTCTCGCGCTGGCGGGACTGTCCAGACATGAGACGGCGAAGGCCGGCAACACGTTCGGCATCGCCGGCATGGCGGTCGCGTTGATCGCGACGATCGCGTTGGCGATCACGTCGGAGATCAGCAGCACCGGGTTGATCCTGTTGATCGTCGCAACGTTGATCGGCGCCGCTGTCGGTCTGTACCGAGCCCGCCAAGTCGAGATGACCGGCATGCCTGAGTTGATCGCGTTGTTGCACAGTTTCGTCGGCCTGGCCGCCGTGCTGGTCGGCTGGAACGGATTCCTGCACGTCGAGGCGGATCTCGACGGCGCGGAGGCGGCCTTGCTGCGCGGTGAGGAGATGCTCGGCATCCACAGCGCCGAAGTCGTGATCGGTGTGTTCATCGGCGCTGTCACATTCACCGGCTCGATCGTCGCGTTCCTCAAGTTGTCAGCACGAATCAAGTCAAGTCCATTGATGCTGCCCGGCAAGAATGCCATCAACATTGCTTCAGTCATCATGTTCGTCGTGTTGACTGCATGGTTTGTTGTCAACCCGTCAACATGGATCCTGATCGTCGTCACAACCCTGGCATTGCTGCTCGGCTGGCATCTCGTCGCGTCAATCGGCGGCGGCGACATGCCCGTCGTCGTGTCGATGCTCAACAGCTACTCCGGCTGGGCCGCCGCGGCGGCAGGCTTCCTGCTGGAGAACGATCTGCTGATCGTCACGGGTGCACTCGTCGGCTCGTCCGGCGCCTACCTGTCGTACATCATGTGCAAGGCGATGAACCGCTCGTTCCTGTCGGTGATCGCCGGCGGTTTCGGCATCGAGGCCGGCCCGGCCGGTGACAAGGACTACGGCGAACACCGCGAGATCAACGCCGACGGCGTCGCGGACCTGCTCACCAGCGCCGACTCGGTCATCATCACACCCGGGTACGGCATGGCGGTCGCCCAGGCGCAGCACGGCGTCGCCGAGCTGACCCGCGTCCTGCGCGAACGTGGCGTCACCGTCCGCTTCGGCATCCACCCGGTGGCCGGCCGCCTGCCCGGCCACATGAACGTGCTGCTCGCCGAGGCCCGCGTCCCCTACGACATCGTCCTCGAGATGGACGAGATCAACGACGACTTCGTGGGCACCTCGGTCGTCCTGGTCATCGGCGCGAACGACACCGTCAACCCGGCCGCCACGGACGACCCGTCCAGCCCGATCGCCGGCATGCCCGTCCTCACGGTCTGGGAGGCCGACCAGGTGATCGTCTTCAAGCGCTCGATGGCGTCCGGTTACGCCGGGGTCCAGAACCCGCTCTTCTTCCGGGAGAACTGCGCGATGCTCTTCGGCGACGCCAAGGAGCGGGTCGACGACATCCTCCGTGCGGTCACCGCCTCGGCTCCGGCCGCGGCGGCCCGCTGA
- a CDS encoding sensor histidine kinase, with translation MPLLVLDPELTIVEVNDAYLAGVLRHRDELIGRNVFDAFPDNPDDREADGVDNLRASLHRVLRLRVSDVMAIQKYDIEKPSGFEIRYWAPVNAPVLDPDGEVELILHRVEDVTAYVQSQQPELHAKMEAEVFARHRLQERNVVLQAVADSLDTVVIGCDAAGRPTIYNQAARELAGDRLDGRPADQWPRLLHLENADEPLRQAMRGIPVRDSEVILRPPGQARRIFRMHACPLTGLPGLAVVVALDDVTVRRRVARLQAGELEVADLIGHPEGNRLAEVMRTVGTAAGWSATEFWTVDDVTRLLHREARWPESGPSVPPDPPAESRPVPSDSPKTGAPDSPAGSRLLSGPVTLASGEGLPGQAWEAAEPVWTTGLGEPLRAALAIPIPAGPNPLGVLVCYSDTEEVPEGLRTAVITGIGARLGEFLERRRAERLAAELDRTRDEYIALVGHELRTPLTSIQSYTDLMLGEPDLDEEHRSALEVMRRNTAGLHGIVMRLLDVAGMRSGRIDLRTTSVDLAEIVRAAAARRPGVQFDGPASMIVDGDPERLSEVADELLANAATWAAEDSTIRIGLRPGDRVVELSVSNTGERIKAHEQADLFDPFFRGESARHNGIPGNGLGLTVARAIVEQHGGTLSVSGPDDDETTFTVRLPARSLASTGTPPRG, from the coding sequence ATCCCGCTCCTCGTCCTCGACCCCGAGCTGACGATCGTGGAGGTCAACGACGCCTATCTCGCGGGCGTGCTGCGTCACCGTGACGAGTTGATCGGACGGAACGTCTTCGACGCGTTCCCGGACAACCCCGACGACCGGGAAGCCGACGGCGTGGACAACCTCCGCGCCTCACTTCACCGGGTGCTCCGCCTCCGGGTCTCCGACGTGATGGCGATCCAGAAGTACGACATCGAGAAGCCGAGCGGCTTCGAGATCCGCTATTGGGCGCCGGTCAACGCGCCGGTTCTCGACCCCGACGGTGAGGTCGAGCTGATCCTGCACCGGGTGGAGGACGTCACGGCGTACGTTCAATCGCAGCAGCCTGAGCTGCACGCGAAGATGGAGGCCGAGGTCTTCGCCCGGCACCGCCTGCAGGAGCGCAACGTGGTCCTCCAGGCGGTGGCCGACAGCCTCGACACCGTCGTGATCGGCTGCGACGCCGCGGGCCGGCCGACGATCTACAACCAGGCGGCGCGCGAACTCGCCGGCGACCGGCTCGACGGCCGTCCCGCCGACCAGTGGCCGCGGCTGCTGCACCTGGAGAACGCCGACGAGCCGCTGCGCCAGGCCATGCGCGGCATTCCGGTACGCGACTCCGAGGTGATCCTGCGCCCGCCGGGTCAGGCCAGGCGGATCTTCCGGATGCACGCCTGCCCGCTGACCGGCCTGCCCGGCCTCGCCGTCGTGGTGGCGCTCGACGACGTGACGGTACGTCGCCGCGTGGCCCGGCTGCAGGCGGGTGAGCTGGAGGTGGCGGACCTGATCGGCCACCCGGAGGGCAACCGTCTCGCCGAGGTGATGCGGACGGTCGGCACCGCGGCAGGCTGGTCGGCCACGGAGTTCTGGACGGTGGACGACGTGACCCGCTTGCTGCACCGGGAGGCGCGCTGGCCCGAGTCAGGCCCTTCGGTACCGCCGGACCCGCCCGCGGAATCCCGACCCGTGCCGTCGGATTCGCCGAAAACGGGCGCGCCTGATTCGCCTGCCGGGAGCAGGCTGCTGTCCGGGCCGGTGACGCTCGCGTCGGGCGAAGGACTGCCGGGGCAGGCCTGGGAGGCCGCCGAACCGGTGTGGACGACGGGTCTGGGGGAGCCGTTGCGGGCGGCCCTGGCGATCCCGATTCCGGCCGGACCGAACCCGCTCGGGGTGCTCGTGTGTTACAGCGACACCGAGGAGGTCCCGGAAGGACTGCGCACCGCGGTGATCACCGGCATCGGCGCCCGGCTCGGCGAGTTCCTGGAGCGGCGCCGCGCCGAACGGCTCGCCGCCGAGCTGGATCGGACCCGTGACGAGTACATCGCCCTGGTGGGCCACGAGTTGCGGACACCGTTGACGAGCATCCAGTCGTACACCGACTTGATGCTCGGCGAGCCGGACCTCGACGAGGAGCATCGCAGCGCCCTGGAGGTGATGCGGCGCAACACCGCCGGACTGCACGGCATCGTGATGCGGCTGCTGGACGTGGCGGGCATGCGCTCGGGTCGCATCGACCTGAGGACGACGTCGGTGGACCTTGCCGAGATCGTGCGCGCCGCCGCCGCGCGACGACCCGGCGTCCAGTTCGACGGCCCGGCCTCGATGATCGTCGACGGCGACCCGGAACGGCTCAGCGAGGTGGCCGACGAACTGCTCGCGAACGCGGCGACCTGGGCGGCCGAAGACTCCACGATCCGGATCGGCCTGCGACCCGGCGACCGCGTCGTCGAGCTGTCGGTCTCGAACACCGGAGAACGAATCAAGGCGCACGAGCAGGCCGATCTGTTCGATCCGTTCTTCCGCGGCGAGTCGGCCCGGCACAACGGCATTCCGGGCAACGGCCTCGGATTGACGGTGGCTCGCGCGATCGTCGAACAACACGGCGGCACCCTGTCCGTCAGCGGTCCCGACGACGACGAGACCACATTCACGGTACGTCTACCGGCGCGTTCACTGGCGAGCACCGGCACGCCGCCGCGAGGCTGA